In Oryza sativa Japonica Group chromosome 3, ASM3414082v1, one DNA window encodes the following:
- the LOC4331834 gene encoding protein TIFY 11b — MAMEGKSRRFAVACGVLSQYVRAEQKMAAAAGAAPARAVTTLSLMPGAEVVVEEEERREVGEEEAGPATAPAAPLTIFYGGRMVVFEDFPADKAAEVMRMASSGMAAAPAQREGAALADMPIMRKASLQRFFAKRKDRLAATTPYARPSPAETKASEPEEKKTPTSWLDLAASASAAARRDSLTIAL; from the coding sequence ATGGCGATGGAGGGGAAGAGCAGGAGGTTCGCGGTGGCGTGCGGGGTGCTCAGCCAGTACGTGAGGGCGGAGcagaagatggcggcggcggcgggggcggcaccggcgagggcggtgacgacgctGAGCCTGATGCCTGGGGCGGAGGtggtcgtcgaggaggaggagcggagggaggttggggaggaggaggcggggccagcgacggcgccggccgcgccgctgACCATCTTCTACGGTGGGAGGATGGTCGTCTTCGAGGACTTCCCCGCGGACAAGGCGGCGGAGGTGATGCGCATGGCCTCCtccgggatggcggcggcgccggctcaGCGGGAGGGCGCCGCGCTCGCGGACATGCCCATCATGAGGAAGGCGTCGCTGCAGCGGTTCTTCGCCAAGCGCAAGGACCGCCTCGCGGCGACCACCCCCTAcgcccgcccgtcgccggcggAGACCAAGGCCTCCGAGCCGGAGGAGAAGAAGACGCCCACCTCATGGCTggacctcgccgcctccgcctccgccgccgcgcgccgtgacAGCCTCACCATCGCGCTGTGA